In Desulfovibrio oxyclinae DSM 11498, a single genomic region encodes these proteins:
- a CDS encoding MBL fold metallo-hydrolase — protein MIVRCWGARGGIAVSGSRYTRFGGDTCCIEVRDSENRIVIIDAGTGLRPLGDRMLEEGILECDQVFTHLHWDHLMGLPFFRVPIRGRVRVHGDPIEIPLRECFKTVMAHPFFPVPFEDLFSGMEFIPRGDSFRLGNLDVKTVPLSHPGGGLGYRFEESGKSFVFLTDNELSHVHGQGLTPQGYADFAKEADLLVHDAEYLPSEYPSHVGWGHSHWMDAVDLAEAAEVKALGLFHHGAGRKDVEVAAIVDSCREELKRRGADIECFAMASEHVVRL, from the coding sequence ATGATAGTCAGATGCTGGGGAGCGAGGGGAGGCATTGCCGTATCCGGATCGAGATACACGCGCTTCGGCGGCGACACGTGCTGCATCGAGGTTCGCGACAGTGAAAACCGGATCGTGATCATTGACGCTGGTACCGGGTTGCGCCCTCTCGGAGACCGGATGCTCGAAGAGGGTATCCTCGAATGCGATCAGGTCTTCACCCATCTTCACTGGGATCACCTTATGGGGCTGCCGTTTTTCCGGGTCCCCATCCGCGGCAGGGTGCGGGTCCACGGCGATCCCATCGAGATTCCGCTGCGTGAGTGCTTCAAGACTGTCATGGCCCACCCGTTTTTCCCTGTTCCGTTCGAGGATCTTTTCTCCGGTATGGAATTCATTCCACGGGGCGACTCCTTCCGGCTGGGCAATCTTGATGTGAAAACGGTGCCGCTGAGCCACCCCGGAGGGGGACTCGGCTACCGCTTTGAAGAGAGCGGCAAATCTTTTGTTTTTCTGACGGATAACGAGCTTTCCCATGTGCACGGGCAGGGGCTCACGCCGCAAGGGTACGCCGATTTCGCCAAAGAGGCGGATCTGCTGGTCCATGACGCGGAATATCTTCCGTCGGAATATCCTTCTCATGTGGGGTGGGGGCACTCCCACTGGATGGACGCGGTGGACCTTGCCGAAGCGGCCGAAGTCAAGGCGCTTGGTCTGTTTCACCATGGTGCGGGCAGAAAAGACGTGGAAGTGGCGGCAATAGTGGATTCGTGTCGGGAGGAACTGAAGCGCCGGGGGGCGGATATCGAGTGTTTCGCCATGGCGAGCGAGCACGTGGTGCGCCTTTAG
- a CDS encoding response regulator, whose amino-acid sequence MKALIVDDDFYSRNMIHEILRPYASCEIAVNGEEAIEAFRAALERGDPYGIVCLDLLMPELDGQEALKEIRSIEKEHKVHPQAEAKVIVTTMLDDNKETHDAFFLGGATSYLVKPIDEEKLLGELRSLGVLD is encoded by the coding sequence ATGAAAGCCCTGATCGTGGACGACGATTTCTACAGCAGGAACATGATTCACGAAATACTGAGGCCCTACGCCTCTTGCGAAATCGCCGTGAATGGCGAGGAGGCCATCGAGGCCTTCCGGGCAGCGCTCGAAAGAGGCGATCCTTACGGAATCGTCTGTCTCGACCTTCTCATGCCCGAACTCGACGGGCAGGAAGCCCTCAAGGAAATACGCTCCATCGAAAAGGAGCACAAAGTCCATCCGCAGGCCGAGGCCAAGGTCATCGTCACTACAATGCTGGACGACAACAAGGAAACCCATGACGCCTTTTTTCTCGGAGGCGCGACGTCCTATCTGGTCAAGCCCATCGACGAGGAAAAGCTTCTGGGCGAATTGCGGAGTCTCGGCGTTCTCGACTGA
- a CDS encoding PSP1 domain-containing protein, giving the protein MSQILGIKFSDYGQVYNFSSGPYVVREGQRVIVKTDQGMGLGDVVQVRQAPPDGEMDEDIKPIYRLANEEDEKTQEENDQLSKDAYRFCRKCISSRKLDMKLVEVEVFFDRSKMIFYFTAPGRIDFRELIKDLVREYRTRIELRQIGVRHETQMLGAVGNCGQLCCCRRFLRKFAPVTIKMAKEQNLFLNPTKISGICGRLMCCLSYEQEGYEEFNRESPKVGKRYPTAYGQAKVLRSNFFKKSLTLLLEGNEEREIPLDEWKEIVNKAEGTVEAPRQQEKSGPGQEQQPRKSPPQRTEPGASDEDKEGQDSRRRPPRRKPRGGKPGGRPPKGGSEDREGGAKKSRPPRRRPKRKKGKRPPRQKKEE; this is encoded by the coding sequence ATGAGTCAAATACTTGGAATAAAATTTAGCGATTACGGACAGGTTTACAACTTTTCGTCCGGTCCGTACGTCGTTCGCGAGGGCCAGCGGGTCATCGTGAAGACCGACCAGGGCATGGGGCTGGGCGACGTGGTTCAGGTCCGTCAGGCTCCGCCGGACGGCGAAATGGATGAAGACATCAAGCCTATATATCGCCTCGCCAACGAAGAGGACGAAAAGACGCAGGAAGAAAACGACCAGCTTTCCAAGGATGCCTACAGGTTCTGCCGCAAGTGCATCAGCAGCAGAAAGCTGGACATGAAGCTTGTCGAGGTCGAGGTGTTCTTCGACCGCTCCAAGATGATCTTCTATTTCACTGCTCCGGGCCGTATTGATTTTCGTGAACTCATCAAGGATCTGGTGCGCGAATACCGCACCCGCATCGAACTGCGACAGATCGGCGTGCGACACGAAACGCAGATGCTCGGCGCCGTGGGCAACTGCGGGCAGCTCTGCTGCTGCAGGCGCTTTCTGCGCAAGTTCGCTCCGGTGACCATCAAGATGGCCAAGGAGCAGAACCTTTTCCTCAACCCCACCAAGATCTCAGGCATTTGCGGCCGCCTCATGTGCTGCCTGAGCTACGAGCAGGAAGGGTATGAGGAGTTCAACCGCGAATCTCCCAAGGTGGGCAAACGGTATCCTACTGCCTACGGGCAGGCCAAGGTTCTGCGCTCCAACTTCTTCAAGAAGAGCCTGACGCTGCTGCTTGAAGGAAACGAGGAACGGGAGATCCCTCTTGACGAGTGGAAGGAAATCGTCAACAAGGCCGAAGGCACTGTAGAAGCCCCGCGGCAGCAGGAAAAATCCGGTCCTGGACAGGAGCAGCAGCCGCGAAAGAGCCCGCCCCAGCGTACCGAACCCGGTGCGTCCGACGAGGACAAGGAAGGGCAGGACAGCCGTCGCAGGCCGCCTCGCCGCAAGCCTCGCGGTGGCAAGCCCGGCGGACGCCCGCCCAAGGGCGGTTCCGAAGACCGTGAAGGCGGAGCCAAGAAATCCCGTCCGCCCAGACGCCGCCCCAAGCGCAAAAAAGGCAAGCGGCCTCCTCGTCAGAAGAAAGAGGAATAA
- the metG gene encoding methionine--tRNA ligase, with amino-acid sequence MERFYITTPIYYVNARPHLGHAYTTIVADALARFNKLMAKETFFLTGTDEHGDKIVQAAEKNGMSPQEYVDGISAEFQALWPDLMCENDDYIRTTQDRHVRTVQDILQKVYDSGDIYFGEYGGHYCYGCERFYTEKELEDGKCPDHQTVPEYISEKNYFFKMSKYQDWLKEHIQKNPDFIRPERYRNEVLSLLDSGALEDLCISRPKSRLTWGIELPFDKDYVTYVWFDALINYLTALNYPDGELYKDFWPAANHLVAKDILKPHAIFWPTMLKAAGIEPYQHLNVHGYWLVKDTKMSKSLGNVIEPLKLKDTYGLNAFRYFLLREMSFGQDASFSEEALVGRLNADLANDLGNLFNRTLSMTHKYFEGKVPSPVDEEIEDAEIKQIGREAMKTYQAMFSEFKFSRALEGLWELVRGLNKYIDITAPWTLKKNGEMERLATVIYVLLENMRKIAVHLWPVMPEASENMLQQLGICFDPRKVDLAKEVDVWGLLESDVEIAKTSNLFPRVELPEPEPSNSMESAKEKKSAKAKKNAPKQQEGNGFIEFEDFQKLDLRVGTVTGVEVHPDADRLLLVQVDMGEDEPRQVVAGLADFFAPDDLNGKQVVVVANLKPRKLRKQLSQGMILAVKTEEGMQLLTPMDEVVPGSKVS; translated from the coding sequence TTGGAACGTTTTTATATTACGACCCCCATTTATTACGTCAATGCGCGCCCGCATCTGGGGCACGCGTATACGACGATCGTGGCCGACGCACTCGCCCGCTTCAACAAGCTGATGGCGAAAGAGACCTTCTTTCTGACCGGCACGGACGAGCACGGCGACAAGATCGTGCAGGCCGCGGAAAAGAACGGCATGTCCCCTCAGGAATACGTGGACGGCATCTCCGCCGAGTTTCAGGCCCTGTGGCCCGACCTCATGTGCGAGAACGACGACTACATCCGCACCACGCAGGATCGCCACGTTCGCACCGTACAGGACATTCTGCAGAAGGTGTATGACTCCGGGGACATCTACTTCGGTGAATACGGCGGCCACTACTGCTACGGCTGTGAGCGTTTTTACACGGAGAAGGAACTGGAGGACGGCAAATGCCCCGACCACCAGACCGTTCCCGAATACATTTCCGAGAAAAACTACTTCTTCAAGATGTCCAAGTATCAGGACTGGCTGAAGGAGCACATCCAGAAAAATCCCGATTTCATCCGTCCCGAGCGGTACCGCAACGAGGTCCTCAGCCTGTTGGATTCCGGCGCGCTCGAAGACCTGTGCATCTCTCGCCCCAAGTCGCGTCTGACGTGGGGAATCGAGCTGCCGTTCGACAAGGACTACGTGACCTACGTCTGGTTTGACGCGCTCATCAACTACCTGACCGCGCTCAACTATCCCGACGGCGAGCTTTACAAGGACTTCTGGCCCGCAGCCAACCACCTCGTGGCCAAGGACATTCTCAAGCCGCACGCCATCTTCTGGCCCACCATGCTCAAGGCGGCCGGCATCGAGCCGTATCAGCACCTCAATGTGCACGGCTACTGGCTGGTCAAGGACACCAAGATGTCCAAATCGCTTGGCAACGTCATTGAGCCGCTCAAGCTCAAGGATACATACGGTCTCAATGCCTTCCGCTATTTCCTGCTTCGGGAGATGTCCTTCGGGCAGGATGCGTCCTTCTCCGAGGAGGCGCTGGTGGGCAGGCTCAACGCCGACCTTGCCAACGACCTCGGCAACCTGTTCAACCGCACGCTCTCCATGACCCACAAGTATTTCGAGGGCAAAGTGCCTTCCCCGGTGGACGAGGAGATCGAGGACGCGGAGATCAAGCAGATCGGTCGCGAGGCCATGAAGACGTATCAGGCCATGTTCTCCGAATTCAAGTTCTCCCGCGCATTGGAAGGACTCTGGGAGCTGGTCCGCGGTCTGAACAAGTACATCGACATCACTGCACCGTGGACGCTCAAGAAAAACGGCGAGATGGAACGTCTTGCCACGGTCATTTACGTGCTGCTTGAGAACATGCGCAAGATTGCCGTTCATCTGTGGCCGGTCATGCCCGAGGCTTCCGAGAACATGCTCCAGCAGCTGGGCATCTGCTTCGACCCGCGCAAGGTCGACCTTGCCAAGGAAGTGGACGTCTGGGGACTGTTGGAATCCGACGTTGAGATTGCCAAGACCTCCAATTTGTTCCCCAGGGTCGAGCTGCCGGAACCCGAGCCTTCCAACTCCATGGAATCCGCCAAGGAGAAGAAGTCCGCCAAAGCCAAGAAAAACGCGCCCAAACAGCAGGAAGGCAACGGCTTCATCGAGTTCGAGGATTTCCAGAAGCTGGACCTGCGCGTGGGCACCGTGACCGGTGTGGAAGTCCATCCCGACGCCGACCGGCTGCTGCTGGTTCAGGTGGATATGGGCGAAGACGAGCCGAGGCAGGTCGTGGCCGGACTGGCTGATTTTTTTGCCCCTGATGACCTCAATGGCAAACAGGTGGTCGTGGTCGCCAACTTGAAGCCCCGGAAACTGCGCAAACAACTCTCTCAGGGCATGATACTGGCCGTAAAGACTGAGGAAGGAATGCAGCTTCTCACGCCCATGGATGAAGTGGTGCCAGGAAGCAAGGTCAGCTAA
- a CDS encoding glycine zipper family protein translates to MRLYMDLKEKGFYSIMGIGALAGLMEGTMSKGFALHYLFPGAILTISSAFVGGLCGFLIKDFFRVIRGMKPYRGVNNDAMILGGLAGTIAGTVIQVAGSPDGANLLVGAVAGSFFGSLSGAFPDEFVTPIIQLMHRAPASRTGSSETRQSVRQE, encoded by the coding sequence ATGCGATTATACATGGATCTCAAGGAAAAGGGTTTCTACTCCATAATGGGCATCGGCGCATTGGCCGGCCTCATGGAGGGGACCATGTCCAAGGGGTTTGCCCTGCACTACCTCTTTCCGGGTGCCATACTGACCATCAGCTCGGCTTTTGTGGGCGGGCTGTGTGGATTTCTCATCAAAGACTTCTTCAGGGTTATCAGGGGCATGAAGCCATACCGGGGCGTCAACAACGATGCCATGATACTGGGCGGGCTTGCGGGTACCATCGCCGGAACCGTCATTCAGGTAGCGGGAAGCCCTGACGGGGCAAACCTGTTGGTCGGAGCCGTAGCAGGCAGCTTTTTCGGCTCACTCTCCGGCGCATTCCCGGACGAATTCGTCACCCCCATCATTCAGCTCATGCACCGTGCTCCAGCCAGCCGGACAGGCAGCAGCGAAACCAGACAAAGCGTCAGGCAGGAATAA
- a CDS encoding OmpP1/FadL family transporter, which produces MKCSNACRAVLLAAVLVVGFAAQGFAAGFALYEWSNRGNGMAGAMTALADDPSAIAYNPAGITQLEGTHAMVGSSFVAPSAEVNMGGETYKTKNKVYTIPHAYFTQQINDQLWVGIGEYSRFGVGTNYDHDWAGANNVYKAVMKSFSIAPVMAVKVTDNWSVAGGMDFMRAAFEQKKMNAVLGDVHIKAEGWTVGWNLSTRYEFNDQWSVGLVYRGEQKMVGRGTQSNSNGVPYGSLTTMVANLPSSITAGIAYKPTEDLRFDFDVIRTHWSSYDSIEYNYDGGTDSVTSVKNYNDAMRYALGVEYDLTDAHVLRAGFVYDESPIEEGREDFMLPTSDRYIYSLGYGYKHGDWTVDFSGMYVRNEGRVIEARPAEGIPDTAHIHNSKALVGGMSIGYSF; this is translated from the coding sequence ATGAAGTGCAGTAATGCTTGCCGGGCGGTGCTGCTGGCGGCGGTTCTCGTCGTCGGGTTTGCGGCGCAGGGCTTTGCGGCCGGTTTCGCGCTCTATGAATGGAGTAACCGCGGTAACGGTATGGCGGGCGCCATGACGGCCCTGGCGGACGATCCTTCGGCCATCGCCTACAACCCGGCCGGTATCACCCAACTCGAAGGCACCCACGCAATGGTCGGCTCCAGCTTCGTTGCCCCCAGCGCGGAAGTGAACATGGGCGGTGAGACCTACAAGACCAAGAACAAGGTCTACACCATCCCGCACGCTTACTTCACCCAGCAGATCAACGATCAGCTCTGGGTCGGCATCGGCGAGTACTCCCGCTTCGGCGTCGGAACCAACTACGATCACGACTGGGCAGGCGCCAACAACGTCTACAAGGCAGTGATGAAGAGCTTTTCCATCGCGCCCGTCATGGCCGTGAAGGTTACCGACAACTGGTCCGTCGCAGGCGGTATGGACTTCATGCGCGCCGCCTTCGAGCAGAAGAAGATGAACGCCGTTCTGGGCGACGTCCACATCAAGGCCGAAGGCTGGACCGTGGGCTGGAACCTTTCCACCCGTTATGAGTTCAACGACCAGTGGAGCGTCGGTCTGGTGTATCGCGGCGAGCAGAAAATGGTCGGACGCGGGACCCAGTCCAACTCCAACGGAGTTCCCTATGGTTCTCTGACCACCATGGTCGCTAACCTTCCCTCCAGCATCACCGCCGGAATCGCCTACAAGCCCACCGAAGACCTGCGGTTCGATTTCGACGTTATCCGCACTCACTGGTCCTCTTACGACAGCATCGAATATAATTACGACGGCGGTACCGACTCCGTCACCTCGGTCAAAAACTACAACGATGCCATGCGTTACGCTCTCGGCGTCGAGTATGACCTGACCGATGCCCATGTCCTGCGCGCCGGTTTCGTTTACGACGAAAGCCCCATCGAGGAAGGCCGCGAGGACTTCATGCTCCCCACCAGCGACCGCTACATCTATTCGCTGGGCTACGGATACAAGCACGGTGACTGGACGGTTGACTTCTCCGGCATGTACGTCCGCAACGAAGGCCGCGTCATCGAAGCGCGCCCTGCGGAAGGCATTCCCGATACCGCCCACATCCACAACAGCAAGGCCCTCGTGGGCGGCATGTCCATCGGCTACTCTTTCTAG
- a CDS encoding energy-coupling factor ABC transporter ATP-binding protein — MIKLDTLSHTYPGGVHALRGLSFDVPAGALACIAGVNGCGKSTALTAIAGIVPTDEGDIFVNGTVTEPEERRRACRLLMQNPDMQLIGATVEEDLMLVRGESERGAAWKLLHSLGFDAAPDRPVHTLSWGMKRKLCLASALMDAPDALLLDEPFSGLDYPGIVEMRRLLSKNRDNGLTQIVAAHDLECVADIADIFVLVSEGRTVVSGSAEEVFDRLIEHGVRPPCSWRSDRVLEPWESR, encoded by the coding sequence ATGATAAAATTGGATACACTCAGCCATACCTACCCGGGCGGCGTTCATGCGCTTCGCGGGCTTTCTTTCGATGTCCCGGCAGGAGCTCTCGCCTGTATCGCCGGAGTCAACGGATGCGGCAAATCTACGGCCCTGACCGCGATTGCCGGAATCGTTCCGACTGACGAAGGGGACATCTTCGTGAACGGAACCGTGACGGAACCCGAGGAACGTCGCCGCGCCTGCCGCCTTCTTATGCAGAATCCGGACATGCAACTCATAGGCGCAACGGTGGAAGAAGATCTCATGCTGGTGCGAGGCGAGTCCGAGCGGGGGGCCGCCTGGAAACTCTTGCATTCCCTAGGGTTTGACGCAGCCCCCGACCGCCCTGTGCATACGCTCTCATGGGGCATGAAGCGCAAACTCTGTCTGGCATCCGCGCTGATGGACGCCCCTGATGCGCTGCTTCTGGACGAACCTTTCAGCGGTCTTGATTACCCGGGCATTGTGGAAATGCGCAGGCTGCTCTCCAAGAATCGGGATAATGGACTCACCCAGATCGTCGCGGCTCATGACCTTGAGTGCGTGGCGGATATCGCGGACATCTTTGTGCTCGTTTCCGAGGGGCGGACCGTCGTCTCAGGGAGTGCGGAAGAGGTGTTCGACCGTTTGATCGAGCATGGCGTTCGCCCTCCGTGTTCGTGGCGCAGCGACCGTGTGTTGGAGCCGTGGGAGTCCCGATGA
- a CDS encoding rhodanese-like domain-containing protein encodes MTAYSNMTPDQLRTYMDARRPDEYFLLDVRQPWEYKELHLPGAHLIPLSEVSDRLEEIPSDRPVVTYCRSGGRSSAAAGLLQGKGYEVINLQGGASAWQGHAAFGPVKLGLAAIPENATVKDVLLAACAMEKRLEDFYESRMGLAANESEKDLYRTLAGFEDRHRRTLFNLYRKMVDDQAERDVFEEQAASAGAGQSEGGVEPQRFLEEYGEIFEGENGVIELAMLFEAQALDFYSRCAARAAESEAAEALTHLEREEAAHLKLLGRYMDDLGSSR; translated from the coding sequence ATGACCGCCTATTCCAATATGACCCCCGATCAGTTGCGCACCTACATGGATGCGCGGCGCCCCGATGAATATTTCCTTCTCGATGTCAGGCAACCCTGGGAATACAAGGAACTGCACCTGCCTGGAGCACATCTCATTCCTTTATCGGAGGTTTCCGACAGACTGGAAGAGATTCCTTCCGACAGGCCTGTGGTGACTTATTGCCGCTCGGGCGGACGCAGTTCGGCCGCCGCGGGCCTGCTTCAAGGAAAGGGATACGAGGTGATCAACCTTCAGGGCGGCGCATCCGCATGGCAGGGACATGCGGCGTTCGGCCCCGTGAAGCTGGGGCTTGCGGCCATCCCCGAAAACGCAACGGTGAAAGACGTGCTTCTTGCGGCCTGCGCCATGGAAAAACGGCTTGAAGACTTTTATGAATCCCGCATGGGACTGGCTGCCAATGAGAGTGAAAAGGATCTCTACCGCACCTTGGCCGGTTTCGAGGACCGCCACCGCCGGACCCTGTTCAATCTCTACCGGAAAATGGTGGACGATCAGGCCGAGAGAGATGTCTTTGAAGAACAGGCCGCATCCGCCGGAGCAGGGCAGTCTGAAGGCGGCGTCGAGCCGCAGCGCTTTCTTGAGGAATACGGTGAGATATTCGAGGGTGAAAATGGAGTCATCGAGCTGGCAATGCTCTTCGAGGCGCAGGCGCTGGACTTCTATTCAAGGTGTGCTGCCCGCGCCGCAGAATCCGAGGCAGCAGAAGCGCTGACGCATCTTGAGCGTGAAGAGGCAGCGCATCTCAAGCTTCTGGGACGATACATGGATGATCTCGGGAGTAGCCGATGA
- a CDS encoding flagellar brake domain-containing protein, translated as MKIELASEMLMEFDDGVRFKCRFVGLIKGECVIIRVPVTPGIRGRIEPGNELTFRYLNEGSIVSFTAVSQLYRATPYSLLFVDYPDGFEHYGLRKSGRIACRMRASLTKSQTVFEGLITDVSEGGCRFQLPKSQDPDEFVRKDDHVTGEFATLESGVVHKFRAKVARRRVGERDISLGLVFDEGKTGLSRSMSQYLDKIIEFQKLLDES; from the coding sequence ATGAAGATTGAACTCGCTTCCGAAATGCTCATGGAGTTCGATGACGGCGTTCGCTTCAAGTGTCGCTTCGTCGGACTCATAAAAGGCGAGTGCGTCATCATTCGTGTTCCTGTGACACCGGGCATCAGGGGGAGGATTGAGCCGGGGAACGAATTGACCTTCCGCTACCTCAACGAGGGCAGTATCGTCTCGTTTACGGCTGTCTCCCAGTTGTACAGGGCAACTCCCTATTCCCTTCTGTTCGTTGATTATCCTGATGGATTCGAGCATTACGGATTGCGAAAATCGGGACGAATCGCTTGCCGGATGCGTGCCTCTCTCACGAAAAGCCAGACGGTTTTCGAGGGCCTGATTACCGACGTCAGCGAAGGCGGCTGCCGTTTCCAGCTGCCGAAATCTCAGGATCCCGACGAGTTCGTGAGAAAGGATGACCATGTCACGGGTGAGTTTGCCACCCTTGAGAGCGGTGTAGTCCACAAGTTCCGGGCAAAGGTCGCGCGCAGGCGAGTCGGCGAGCGTGATATTTCACTCGGATTGGTTTTTGATGAAGGAAAGACAGGGCTTTCAAGATCCATGTCGCAGTATCTTGACAAGATCATTGAATTCCAGAAGCTGCTCGATGAGAGCTAG
- a CDS encoding DMT family transporter has translation MLAGLIYSFISAVAFGMLVIFAKLGYAAGMDAVEILQCRFTFGAILLGGWLALFRRKDILPDKKTVIRCGLIGLFIYPIQSFCFVTAAQYIPAATDALILYFYPVTVTLLSALIFKMKIDRTVALSLFLVTVGFALVFYDAFLQQMDPYGLTLAFGAMATFSVYLMVVQVLLRNTAPFKATVYVLAFAAVAYNIAGDPTFYFSMTRETLLIGVGLGLICSVIAVGFLYLAVEKVGSAYAAIFSSIEPVATLVAAGWLLGERVVALQYAGALLIIGGIVLPNIKVLLVRKQIADS, from the coding sequence GTGCTGGCCGGACTCATTTATTCGTTCATATCCGCCGTGGCTTTCGGCATGTTGGTAATCTTCGCCAAGCTTGGCTACGCCGCAGGAATGGACGCGGTGGAAATATTGCAATGCCGCTTCACCTTCGGGGCCATCCTGCTCGGCGGCTGGCTGGCGCTCTTCAGGCGCAAAGACATCCTGCCCGACAAAAAGACAGTAATACGCTGCGGCCTTATCGGCCTGTTCATTTATCCGATCCAGTCGTTCTGTTTCGTCACTGCCGCCCAATACATCCCGGCGGCAACTGACGCGCTCATCCTCTATTTCTATCCTGTGACCGTGACCCTGCTCTCGGCGCTGATCTTCAAAATGAAGATCGACCGCACCGTCGCCCTGTCGCTTTTCCTGGTGACCGTGGGTTTCGCGCTGGTCTTCTACGACGCGTTCCTTCAACAAATGGACCCGTACGGTCTCACACTGGCATTCGGTGCCATGGCGACATTTTCCGTCTATCTCATGGTGGTACAGGTGCTGTTGCGCAACACTGCGCCGTTCAAGGCAACGGTCTACGTTCTGGCCTTTGCCGCGGTCGCTTACAACATTGCCGGGGACCCGACCTTTTATTTCAGCATGACGCGTGAAACCCTGCTCATCGGCGTTGGGCTGGGACTGATCTGTTCGGTCATCGCGGTAGGATTTCTGTACCTTGCGGTGGAAAAGGTGGGGAGCGCGTATGCGGCCATTTTCTCAAGCATCGAGCCGGTGGCCACGCTGGTCGCGGCGGGCTGGCTGCTCGGGGAACGGGTGGTGGCGCTCCAATACGCCGGAGCGCTGCTGATCATCGGCGGCATCGTCCTGCCGAACATCAAGGTGCTGCTGGTCAGAAAGCAAATTGCTGACAGCTAG
- a CDS encoding TlyA family RNA methyltransferase encodes MAKKQRADQLIHQQGLAESREKAKRLIMAGKVHFMDRGQKTPVTKPGQQFPEGTEFTVPEDDRFVSRGAFKLLTAIETFDIDCSNKVALDAGASTGGFTDCLLQHGASRVYAVDVGYGQLHERLRTDERVVNIERTNIRHAEPDLIPEPLDMVVADVSFISLTKIMPACVRFLKPEGEVVTLIKPQFEVGPGQTDRGVVRDETLRQETVDSVLAFMRDELGMECIGVVPSQILGPKGNQEYLAYLKKVA; translated from the coding sequence ATGGCAAAGAAGCAGCGCGCAGATCAGCTCATCCATCAGCAGGGGCTCGCCGAAAGCCGCGAAAAGGCCAAACGCCTGATCATGGCCGGCAAGGTCCATTTCATGGACAGGGGCCAGAAGACCCCGGTAACCAAGCCCGGACAGCAATTCCCGGAAGGCACGGAGTTCACCGTCCCCGAAGACGACCGCTTCGTGAGCCGCGGCGCCTTCAAGCTGCTGACAGCCATAGAGACATTCGACATCGACTGCTCAAACAAGGTAGCGCTCGACGCAGGAGCCTCCACCGGCGGCTTTACCGACTGCCTGCTCCAGCACGGCGCGTCACGCGTGTACGCCGTTGACGTGGGATACGGCCAGCTTCACGAGCGCCTTCGCACCGACGAACGGGTTGTGAACATCGAACGCACCAACATCCGGCACGCGGAGCCGGACCTGATTCCCGAACCGCTGGACATGGTGGTTGCGGACGTTTCTTTCATCTCGCTGACCAAGATCATGCCCGCCTGCGTGCGATTCCTGAAGCCCGAAGGGGAAGTCGTGACCCTCATCAAGCCGCAGTTCGAAGTGGGACCCGGCCAGACCGACCGGGGCGTGGTGCGCGACGAAACGCTCCGGCAGGAAACCGTGGATTCCGTGCTGGCCTTCATGCGCGACGAACTCGGCATGGAGTGCATTGGCGTGGTTCCATCACAGATTCTCGGCCCCAAGGGCAATCAGGAGTATCTGGCCTACCTGAAAAAGGTTGCCTGA